One Perca flavescens isolate YP-PL-M2 chromosome 9, PFLA_1.0, whole genome shotgun sequence genomic window carries:
- the LOC114561325 gene encoding histamine H3 receptor encodes MKKVYNDFGFLLTMGAHILDSNSSGNLTPAVFEAGTVLPGHLAVILSVLMVTLVVVVVAGNALVIMAFIVDKSLRTQSNYFFLNLAISDFLVGAFCIPVYIPYNLTGRWMLGKGLCKLWLVMDYLLCTASVFNIVLISYDRFLSVTRAVKYRAQRNMTRRAVFKMVAVWVLAFLLYGPAIIFWETIVGESVVPSHECYAEFYFTWYFLLSASTFEFFTPFVSVAFFNLSIYLNIHRRTRDGGAACAEDDAKPQRIGKKQRDGAAWSVFFVKTRKVSSSEPTAISAVIEDDDDVLSPSSCVDPNNSQVFMQRGKFSPDRKNSRPFQHTASCMAPGRRKQRSRLTRDKKIAKSLAIIVCIFGICWAPYTLLMIIRAACSGECVANYWYEITFWLLWLNSAINPFLYPLCHSSFRRAFSKILCPKRQSVQPQIEAQSC; translated from the exons ATGAAAAAGGTCTACAATGATTTTGGCTTCCTATTAACTATGGGCGCGCATATTCTGGACTCCAACTCCAGCGGCAACCTGACTCCTGCGGTGTTCGAGGCTGGGACCGTCCTCCCGGGCCACCTGGCGGTGATCTTATCGGTCCTCATGGTGACTCTGGTGGTCGTCGTGGTGGCAGGGAACGCGCTGGTCATCATGGCTTTCATTGTGGATAAAAGTCTGAGAACTCAAAGCAACTATTTCTTTCTGAACCTTGCTATATCCGATTTTCTCGTGG GTGCCTTCTGCATCCCGGTGTACATCCCGTACAACCTGACGGGCCGGTGGATGCTGGGTAAGGGGCTCTGCAAGCTGTGGCTGGTTATGGACTACCTGCTCTGCACCGCCTCAGTCTTCAACATTGTCCTCATTAGTTATGATCGCTTCCTGTCAGTCACAAGAGCA GTTAAATACAGAGCGCAGCGAAACATGACCCGCCGGGCTGTGTTCAAGATGGTGGCGGTGTGGGTGCTGGCCTTCCTCCTTTACGGCCCCGCCATCATCTTCTGGGAGACAATCGTCGGCGAGAGCGTCGTCCCGAGCCACGAGTGCTACGCCGAGTTTTATTTCACCTGGTACTTCCTGCTCAGCGCCTCGACCTTCGAGTTCTTCACCCCGTTTGTGTCCGTGGCGTTCTTCAACCTGAGCATTTACCTGAACATCCATCGCAGGACCAGGGACGGCGGCGCCGCCTGCGCCGAGGACGACGCCAAGCCGCAGAGGATCGGTAAGAAGCAGAGGGACGGGGCCGCCTGGTCCGTGTTTTTTGTGAAGACTCGGAAGGTGTCTTCCAGCGAGCCTACGGCCATCTCTGCGGTCATCGAGGACGACGACGATGTCCTGTCCCCTTCTTCCTGCGTGGACCCTAATAACAGTCAGGTGTTCATGCAGAGGGGTAAGTTCTCTCCCGACAGAAAAAACTCCAGGCCGTTTCAGCACACGGCCTCGTGCATGGCGCCTGGCCGCAGGAAACAGAGATCCCGTCTGACTCGAGACAAAAAGATCGCCAAGTCTTTGGCCATCATTGTCTGCATCTTTGGGATTTGCTGGGCTCCTTACACTCTGCTAATGATTATCCGCGCCGCCTGTAGCGGCGAATGTGTGGCCAACTACTGGTACGAGATTACGTTCTGGCTTCTGTGGCTGAACTCGGCCATCAACCCGTTCCTTTACCCTCTGTGCCACAGCAGCTTTCGAAGGGCTTTCTCGAAGATACTGTGTCCGAAAAGACAATCAGTCCAGCCTCAGATTGAGGCTCAGTCTTGTTAG